From Luteococcus japonicus, one genomic window encodes:
- the ligA gene encoding NAD-dependent DNA ligase LigA, whose translation MPDEPDDAAIQQAAAQVEAAPDASSDERHRWHDLAERITDAQEAYYGADAPTVSDAEYDLWMRELQQLEEDFPELRTPDSPTQKVGAAQRMTDFAPVTHAERLLSLDNVFSTEELTEWLARTEKSVGAAGSKYLCELKIDGLAINLTYEKGRLVRAATRGDGRVGEDVTGNVMTIASIPRTLTGDGVPELVEVRGEVFFPVAAFAELNASLVEAGKAPFANPRNAAAGSLRQKDPSVTANRPLDMLVHGIGARSGFDIARQSEAYERLTAWGLPTSPYYRVLQTPAEVLDFVAHYGEHRHDVSHEIDGIVIKVDEIARQRQLGTTSRAPRWAIAYKYPPEEVNTKLLDIQVNVGRTGRVTPFGVMQPVKVAGSTVAMATLHNGFDVKRKGVLIGDTIVLRKAGDVIPEILGPVVELRDGTETEFVMPTHCPSCGTELRPEKEGDKDIRCPNSRTCPSQLRERLFSLASRSGFDIEALGFQGADALLASGILADESTLFELTAEDLVRTQFYTRAAKKQEKENPEAVPAPGVVDGRVLNANGRKLLDNLDKAKQQPLWRVLVALSIRHVGPTAARALATRFGSLDAIRAATVEELADTEGVGMVIAEAVVEWFTVDWHLQIVERWAAAGVRMADERDESIERTLDGLTIVVTGGLEGFTRDGVKEAIISRGGKASGSVSKKTDYVVVGENAGSKAAKAEELGRPILDEAAFVRLLGGGPEALA comes from the coding sequence ATGCCCGACGAGCCCGACGATGCCGCCATCCAGCAGGCCGCGGCCCAGGTGGAGGCCGCCCCGGATGCCAGCAGCGATGAACGACACCGCTGGCATGACCTGGCCGAGCGGATCACCGACGCGCAGGAGGCCTACTACGGCGCCGACGCGCCCACCGTCTCCGATGCCGAGTACGACCTGTGGATGCGCGAGCTGCAGCAGCTGGAGGAGGACTTCCCGGAGCTGCGTACACCGGACTCACCCACCCAGAAGGTCGGCGCGGCCCAGCGGATGACGGACTTCGCGCCCGTCACCCATGCCGAACGGCTGCTCAGCCTGGACAATGTCTTCTCCACCGAGGAGCTGACCGAGTGGCTGGCCCGCACGGAGAAGTCCGTCGGGGCGGCTGGCAGCAAGTACCTGTGTGAGCTGAAGATCGACGGGCTGGCCATCAACCTCACCTATGAGAAGGGCCGCCTGGTGCGTGCCGCCACTCGCGGTGACGGCCGGGTGGGGGAGGACGTCACCGGCAATGTGATGACCATTGCCTCCATCCCCAGGACGCTGACCGGGGACGGCGTCCCGGAGCTGGTGGAGGTGCGGGGCGAGGTCTTCTTCCCCGTCGCGGCCTTCGCGGAGTTGAACGCGTCGCTGGTGGAGGCGGGCAAGGCGCCCTTCGCGAACCCGCGCAATGCGGCGGCGGGGTCGCTGCGGCAGAAGGATCCGTCGGTCACTGCCAACCGTCCGCTGGACATGCTGGTGCATGGCATCGGGGCACGGTCCGGCTTCGACATCGCCCGGCAGAGCGAGGCGTACGAACGGCTCACGGCATGGGGCCTGCCAACATCTCCCTACTACAGGGTGCTCCAGACGCCTGCCGAGGTGCTGGACTTCGTCGCCCACTACGGGGAGCACCGGCATGACGTGAGCCATGAGATCGACGGCATCGTGATCAAGGTGGACGAGATCGCGCGCCAGCGCCAGTTGGGTACCACCTCGCGGGCCCCACGCTGGGCAATTGCCTACAAGTACCCGCCGGAAGAGGTCAACACCAAGCTGCTGGACATCCAGGTCAATGTCGGGCGCACCGGCCGGGTCACCCCCTTCGGCGTCATGCAGCCGGTGAAGGTGGCCGGCTCGACCGTGGCGATGGCCACCCTGCACAATGGCTTCGACGTCAAGCGCAAGGGCGTGCTGATCGGCGACACGATCGTGCTGCGCAAGGCCGGCGACGTGATCCCGGAGATCCTGGGGCCAGTGGTGGAGCTGCGCGACGGCACCGAGACCGAGTTCGTGATGCCCACCCATTGCCCCTCGTGCGGCACCGAGCTGCGTCCGGAGAAGGAGGGGGACAAGGACATCCGGTGCCCCAATTCCCGCACTTGCCCGAGCCAGCTGCGCGAGCGGCTGTTCAGTCTGGCCTCGCGTTCCGGCTTTGACATCGAGGCGCTGGGCTTCCAGGGGGCCGATGCGTTGCTGGCTTCGGGCATCCTCGCCGACGAGTCGACACTGTTCGAGCTGACCGCCGAGGACCTGGTGCGGACGCAGTTCTACACGCGGGCCGCCAAGAAGCAGGAGAAGGAGAACCCCGAGGCTGTTCCGGCGCCCGGGGTGGTCGACGGCCGGGTGCTGAATGCCAATGGGCGCAAGCTCTTGGACAACCTGGACAAGGCCAAGCAGCAACCGCTGTGGCGCGTCCTGGTGGCGCTTTCCATCCGGCACGTCGGGCCCACGGCCGCCCGCGCGCTGGCCACCCGTTTCGGATCCCTGGACGCGATCAGGGCCGCGACGGTGGAGGAATTGGCGGACACCGAGGGCGTCGGCATGGTGATTGCCGAGGCCGTCGTCGAGTGGTTCACCGTCGACTGGCACCTGCAGATCGTCGAGCGGTGGGCTGCTGCCGGTGTGCGGATGGCCGACGAGCGCGACGAGTCCATCGAGCGCACCCTGGATGGCTTGACGATCGTCGTGACCGGCGGGCTGGAGGGCTTCACGCGCGACGGAGTCAAGGAGGCCATCATCAGCCGCGGCGGCAAGGCCTCCGGCAGCGTCAGCAAGAAGACCGACTACGTGGTGGTGGGGGAGAATGCCGGTTCCAAGGCCGCCAAGGCCGAGGAGCTCGGCCGCCCCATCCTCGACGAGGCCGCCTTCGTGAGGCTGCTGGGGGGCGGCCCCGAGGCCCTCGCCTGA
- a CDS encoding alanine/glycine:cation symporter family protein, with translation MDDFLTTLDGIIWGPFLLIPLLLATGIVLTVRLRGVQFTKLAPALSLALLRRSDADHEDGDVSHYQALATALAATVGVGNIAGVATAIHLGGPGALFWMWFSAIFGMAAKYSEAFMGVRFRSKDAKGEVSGGPQYYLQRAIPGGLGKFLALFFAIAAVVASFGIGNMTQSNSVAAAMHDTFGVSPTIVGVVLALMTALVLLGGIKSISKVTSAFVPLMIIFYVAAGFVVLAINFRGILPALQLVFTDAFTGTAAAGGFAGAAMAQAIQFGIARGVFSNESGMGSAAIVAAAAKTKHPVRQGLVSMTQTFIDTIIVVSMTGLVILTTGVWTSGKTGAALTAQGFSTGLPGTAGGIIVALALIFFAYSTVLGWAYYGERNVERLVGIKGVLPYRLIFSAIVFVGATTELSTVWTFSDIANGLMALPNLVGLLICSGLIARETRAYLAADPTLHHEPEVSTLKGTEALHQVR, from the coding sequence GTGGACGACTTCCTCACCACCCTGGATGGCATCATCTGGGGCCCCTTCCTGCTCATCCCCCTGCTTCTCGCTACGGGCATCGTGCTCACCGTGCGCCTACGGGGCGTGCAGTTCACCAAGCTCGCACCCGCCCTGTCCCTTGCCCTGCTGCGGCGCAGCGACGCCGACCACGAGGACGGTGACGTCTCGCATTACCAGGCCCTCGCCACGGCCCTGGCCGCTACGGTGGGCGTCGGCAACATCGCGGGCGTCGCCACCGCCATCCACCTGGGTGGGCCCGGCGCCCTGTTCTGGATGTGGTTCTCCGCCATCTTCGGCATGGCGGCGAAGTACTCCGAGGCCTTCATGGGCGTGCGCTTCCGCAGCAAGGACGCCAAGGGTGAGGTCTCCGGTGGCCCGCAGTACTACCTGCAGCGCGCCATCCCCGGCGGACTGGGCAAGTTCCTGGCCCTCTTCTTTGCCATCGCCGCCGTCGTGGCCAGCTTCGGCATCGGCAACATGACCCAGTCCAACTCCGTTGCAGCCGCCATGCACGACACCTTCGGCGTCAGCCCGACGATCGTCGGCGTCGTGCTCGCACTGATGACCGCACTTGTGCTCCTCGGTGGCATCAAGTCGATCTCCAAGGTGACCAGCGCCTTCGTCCCCCTGATGATCATCTTCTACGTGGCAGCCGGCTTCGTGGTGCTGGCCATCAACTTCCGCGGCATCCTCCCGGCCCTGCAGCTGGTCTTCACCGACGCCTTCACCGGCACCGCAGCGGCCGGTGGCTTCGCGGGCGCCGCCATGGCACAGGCGATCCAGTTCGGCATCGCCCGTGGCGTCTTCTCCAATGAGTCCGGCATGGGCTCGGCCGCCATCGTCGCCGCCGCCGCCAAGACCAAGCACCCGGTCCGCCAGGGCCTGGTCTCCATGACCCAGACCTTCATCGACACCATCATTGTCGTGTCCATGACCGGCCTGGTGATCCTCACCACTGGCGTGTGGACCTCCGGCAAGACCGGCGCCGCCCTGACCGCACAGGGCTTCAGCACGGGCCTGCCCGGCACCGCCGGCGGCATCATCGTCGCACTGGCCCTGATCTTCTTCGCCTACTCGACGGTGCTCGGCTGGGCCTACTACGGCGAGCGCAATGTGGAGCGGCTGGTGGGCATCAAGGGCGTGCTGCCCTACCGCCTCATCTTCAGCGCCATCGTCTTCGTCGGCGCCACGACCGAGCTGTCGACGGTGTGGACCTTCTCCGACATCGCCAACGGCCTGATGGCCCTGCCGAACCTGGTGGGCCTGCTGATCTGCTCCGGCCTGATCGCCCGTGAGACGAGGGCCTATCTGGCCGCGGACCCGACACTGCACCA